Part of the Virgibacillus natechei genome is shown below.
CAGATCGTTATATTCACTATTTAGATGGTCTATTACTAAAAAACTGTCAATGACCACGATATTGTTATCTTTTTCACTAATTCGATATATGGTGGTATCTTCTAGTTTCTTCCTCTTTTGTGTAGAAGAAGTAGATACATACGCTATGTGTTTTATTTGAACCTGCTGCATAAAGGACAACTCTATTTGCTTTTTAAAACGTAAATACACGATATCCGCCATCGGCATATCACCCTTTGCAAGTCGATAAAAATAGTATTTGTCAGAAGTACAGATTTTATCATTAGAAAATATTGGTTATCAGCTAATTTGTTGAAACCATAGGATTTTTTATTTTTACATCGCAGATATACGTGTTTAGAAAACTTGGCATTCGTTCTAGGGACTCTTAGAAAGCGTTCTTTGCTTTGTTAGGCAGTTTCCTATTTGCTTACATAGAAAAACCATCACATGGTGTGATGGTTTTAAAAATCCATATTTATTCTCATTTCTTGTAATATCTTTTTTTCCAATCGAGAGACTTGGACTTGTGATATTCCAAGTCTCTCGGCCACTTCAGTTTGTGTTTGATCTTTGTAATAGCGAAGATACACAATTAACCTTTCTCGTTCATTCAACCCTCTTATTGCTTCCTGTAACGAAATCTTATCAAACCAATTTGTTTCCTGGTCAGCTATTTGATCTAATAAAGTAATTGGATCTCCATCGTTTTCAAATACAGTTTCATGAATAGAATGTGGAGATTTAGAAGCTTCCTGTGCATGCACGACCTCTTCTGATGAGATTTCTAAAGCTTCAGCAATTTCGTTTACGGTTGGAGATCTACCGTATAGTTTTGTTAGTTCATCCTTTTTTTTACGAATTTTATTTCCAACTTCTTTTAATGATCGGCTTACCTTCACGCTCCCGTCATCCCTGATAAAACGTTGTATTTCCCCTATTATCATTGGGACGGCGTACGTAGAGAACCTTACATCATAAGATAGATCAAATTTATCAATTGACTTAATAAGTCCTATACTTCCAATTTGAAATAAGTCGTCTGGGTCGTATCCTCGATTAATAAAACGTTGTACGACAGACCATACAAGGCGCACGTTTTTCTCAACTAAGAAATTTCTGGCTTGCAAATCTCCTTCTTGACTTTTAAATATATAATCTTTCACCTGTTCATCCGATAGGTTCTCTTTACGGCTACTATTTTTAACATTTACATTCATAGGCAGACACCCCTAATTACTAACCGTTTCACTTTTCATTAATTGCTTGGTCATGTTTACGGTTGTACCATGATCAGGTGTTGACATAACTTCAACTGTATCCATAAAGTTTTCAATGATTGTAAATCCCATACCAGACCTTTCTAATTCAGGTTTGGACGTATATAACGGCTGAAGCGCTTCGTCAATATTACCAATTCCTACTCCACTATCCTTAATCGTTAATTCAATTTCTCCATCATGAATCTGACAGCTAATAGAAATAGTATGATGCGCTTCATTGTTATAACCATGAATAATAGAATTCGTTACTGCTTCAGAAACGACCGTCTTAATTTCTGTTAATTCTTCCATAGTAGGATCCAATTGCGTAATAAAAGCTCCTACGCTGACTCGTGCAAATGATTCATTCTGACTGACACTAGAAAATTCCAAAAACATTTCATTTTTCATGAAGCCACCCCCAACGTTTCTAAAGCAAATTCTTCATTCTCCTCTAAGCGAATAATTTTAAATAAACCTGACATCTCGAATAAACGTTTAACTGGTGGTGAAATAGAACATACTACCATCTCTCCGCCAATTTGGAGAACTTCTTTATATCTCCCCAACACAACACCTAATCCAGAACTATCCATGAATGTCATAGACTCCAGATTTAATAGGACATGCTTTACGTCATTTTTATACATCATATCTTTCCATTGTTCACGTAATAACTCTGCTTCGTGGTGATCCAATTCTCCAGAGAGCCTTACGATTAATACATCTTGTTTTAGATCAAACAGTGAATTCAAACCCATTTAATTTCCTCCTTGTAGATACGCTTATAATTTACTTTTCTCGATTAAGTGGGTTAATTCCTGCCTTACTACAAAAGTAGAAGTTATTCGATTAAATTAGATGAAATTACCGATATTTCGCCATTTCCTGCATAGACCTCTTTATAAATGTGAAATAGGAAGCCTTTTCGATACCTCGGTCCACTACTAATGGTGTCTCTGATAACGTATCATTTTCATTTTCTACGATCAAAGTCCCTACTTGATCACCTTTCTTAAGTGGAAGCGTAACATCCTCTTCAACATTTACAATTGTTTGTAGGTTCTCAGTCGACTCTCCTTTTGCATGAATCGTACTTATTGATTGAGATGCTACAACATCTATATCTTTATTTTCTGCTTTTAAAAGCTGCATCGTTGTAATTATTTCATCTTTATCAAAGAGTTTCTTTGTATCAAAATGATTAAATGCATAATCGAGCATTTCAGAGACAGTAGCATTTCTTTCCTTTGGAGTTTCTACACCCATTACAACAGCAACTACTCGCATATCATCTTTTTGTGCTGTAGCCGTCAAACAATATTTTGCCTCATTCGTAAATCCTGTCTTCAAACCATCTACTCCAGAGTAGAACCGGACCAGTCTATTTGTATTTACTAACCAAAATTCATCTTCTTCGCCTTCTCTTAAGTAATCTTCATAAACAGATGTATAATCTGTTATCGTTTCGTATTTTAATAATTCTTTTGCTATTATTGCCATATCATACGATGTACTGTAATGGTCATCAGCAGGTAAACCAGTTGTGTTTTGAAACTTCGTATTTTCTAACTCTAACGTTTCTACTTTATCGTTCATTTTTTGTACAAAAGCTTCTTCACTACCAGCAATCCTTTCTGCCAAGGCTACACTAGCATCGTTACCAGAAGCAATAGCAACACCTTTCAACAGATCTTCTACGGACATCTCTTCACCTGCTTCTAAAAACACTTGTGACCCACCCATTGAAGCCGCGTATTCGCTAATTTGTATCACTTCGTCTAATTCTAGATCACCTTGATCCAGCGCCTCCATAATTAAAAGTAATGTCATTACTTTAGTCATACTGGCTGGCGGAAGCTTCTCATGAGCATTTTTATCGAAAATTAATTTTCCAGTATCTCTTTCTATTAAAATGGCCGATTCAGCATCTGATGCAAGATCTAATGATTCATTAGAATTATCATTATTTTCTTCTTCTGCAAAAACAGGAGCGGCTATCGCGAATGTCATTAAATATATGAAGCTGACAATTAAAACAAACTTTTTCATTATTTTACCTCCAGCAATTAATATAATTTTAGGATTGCCATCATCGGTGTTTTTTATACTTTCGTAAATGAAAAAAAGCACACTGAAATGTGTGCTTTTTTCTTCATATTATTTCGTGATCATATCATAAACTAAAGTAGGTGCTTCCACATCTGTATTTGAGATATCAATACTTGCATATAATTTTTCTTTCACATCTTCAACAGCATCCTGGTTTGCATGTATTGTCAGTAGAGATTCACCTTCTTGTACGCTATCACCTATTTTTTTATGCAGGACGATACCTACTGCAAGGTCAATCTGAGAATCTTTGGTAGCTCTCCCGGCTCCTAGCATCATTGCTGAATAACCAATATCATCTGCAATTATCTTTGCAATAGTTCCTGATTGTTTTGCTGGTAATTCAATCTTATAGGTAGATTGCGGTAAGGTTTCTGGTGAATCCGCTACACTCGCGTCTCCACCTTGTGATTCAAGGAAAATCTTAAACTGTTCCAAAGCTTTCCCATTAGTAAGATTGGTTTCTAGTTTTAATCTTGCTTCTTCGATATTATCCGCTTTATCAGCTAAGACAACCATCTGGCTACCTAAGGTGAGACACAGTTCAGTTAAATCTTCTGGCCCCCTTCCTTGAAGGGTATCAATTGCTTCTTTCACCTCCAAGGCATTTCCAATTGCGTTACCAAGTGGCTGACTCATATCGGAGATAACTGCCATTGTATTTCTTCCAACTTGATTCCCAATAGATACCATAGCATTAGCAAGGTTTTTGGCTTCTTCAATCTCTTTCATGAAAGCACCTGCACCAGTTTTTACATCCAGTACGATGCCATCCGCGCCTGACGCTATTTTCTTACTCATAATCGAACTGGCGATTAAAGGAATGGAATTTACTGTAGCAGTTACATCTCTTAATCCATATATTTTTTTGTCTGCCGGTGTTAAGTTACCAGATTGACCAACTACCGCAACTTTATTCTGATTCACAAGTTCAATAAATTCATCATTCGTTATTTCTACATGGAATCCTGGAACTGCTTCGAGCTTATCAATTGTACCACCAGTATGCCCAAGTCCTCTTCCGCTCATCTTCGCAACTGGGACACCTACTGAAGCTACCAATGGAGCCAGGATCAAGGTTGTTGTATCGCCAACGCCACCAGTGGAATGCTTGTCTACTTTTATACCAGAAATCGCAGAAAGATCAATTTGATCACCGGATTCAACCATGGATGTTGTTAAATTTGCACGTTCCTCTTGTGTCATATCCTGAAAATAAATAGCCATTAATAATGCGCTTGCTTGATAATCTGGGATTTCGTTATTTGTATATCCCTCTATAAAAAATTGTATTTCTTCTTGTGTTAGCGAGTGCCCATCTCTTTTTTTTTCAATGATGTCATACATTCTCATATTAATCAGCCTTTTTATAATTTATTGTGGTAATGTTTTTATGATTTTTTTGATAAATTGCAAGAAGTCCTCTCTCACCTTTTCTGTTGTTTCAATTACTTCTGTATGGGTTAATGGCTGGTCCAATATCCCTGCTGCCATATTAGAGATGCATGAGATACCTAATACGCGTAAACCAGCATGTCCTGCTGTAATAACTTCCGGTACTGTAGACATCCCTACAGCATCACCGCCAAAACTTCTAAGCATCTTAATTTCGGTAGGTGTTTCATAAGTCGGCCCTGTATTTCCTACATACACGCCCTTTTTCAAACCTATTCCAAGCTCATTAGCACAAGAAATTGCATGTTGCATATATTCTTTATCATATACTTGTGACATATCAGGAAAGCGTACACCTAGGTCATCATCATTTTCACCAATTAATGGGTTATCTCCCATATTATTAACATGATCCGAAATTAACATTAAATCACCCGGGTTAAAGTCAACATTAATCCCCCCTGCTGCATTAGTCACGATAATGGACTCAATACCTAGCTGTTTCATAACACGCACTGGAAAGGTTACCTGTTGCATCGAGTAGCCTTCATAATAATGAAATCTTCCTTGCATGGCTATAACCTGTTGTCCTTCGAGTTCCCCTATGACTAATTGACCTTTATGACCCGTAACTGTTGATGTAGGAAAATGTGGTATTTCTTTATAAGGGATCTTTACCGGATTTTCAATTTCTTCTCCCAATACACCGAGGCCAGAACCTAAGATTAAGCCAATTGTAGGTTTTACAGATAATTTTCCCGAAATATAAGAACTTGCTTCTTTGATACTCTTTTGTTTCATTTGATTAAACCCCTTCCATATAAAATTTCTGAAGCACGTTACATTTCACTTAGAAAACTTTTACCAAAGGCTGGCATTGTCACGCCAAAGTTATCAGCAATTGTCGCACCAATATCCGCAAAAGTCTTTCTTATCGGTAATTCTTTTCCATCTGTGATCGATGAATGATGAACAATCAACGGAACGTATTCACGTGTATGATCCGTTCCATGATGAATAGGGTCATTCCCGTGATCCGCAGTTATAATAAGTAGATCATCTTCTTTAATTTGATCCAGTACCTCTGGAAGCCTTGCATCATAAGCTTCAAGCGCTTCACCATACCCTTGTGGATCACGGCGGTGACCAAATTTAGCATCAAAATCAACTAGATTTAAAAAACTAATACCAGTAAAATCTTGATTCATGGACTCAACTAATTTTGTCATTCCGTCGGCATTATCAGCTGTACGAATCGCTTCTGTAACCCCTTCGCCATCATAAATGTCATCTATTTTCCCTAAAGCAATTACATCATAATCAGCATCTTTAAGTTCATTCATTACAGTCCGGCCAAATGGTTTCAATGCATAATCATGACGATTGGGTGTCCGTTGGAAATTCCCATGTTCACCAACGAACGGACGCGCAATCACTCGTCCAACCATGTATTTCTCATCCAATGTCAGCTCCCGAGCGATTTTACAAATTCGATACTGTTCTTCAATCGAAACAATTTCTTCGTGTGCAGCAATCTGAAGCACAGAATCAGCTGATGTATAGACAATTAATGCCCCAGTATCCATGTGTTCTTTACCAAGTTCCTCTAGAATAGCCGTTCCAGATGCAGGTTTATTTCCAATAATCTTTCTTCCGGTTTTCTCTTCTAATTCCGTTATTAACTCAACTGGAAAGCCATTAGGAAATGTTCGAAATGGCTTCTCAATATTTAAGCCCATGATCTCCCAGTGTCCTGTCATTGTATCTTTGCCATTTGAGGCTTCTTCCATTTTTGTAAAATGTGCTTTGGGTGACGTAGCTTTTGGTATCCCTTTGAACTGTTTAATATTACTAAGACCTAAACCAGCCATATTTGGCATATGCAAACCATTCATATGCTCAGCAATATGACCTAATGTGTCTGCATTTTTATCATTAAACTTTTCTGCATCAGGTGCTTCACCAATTCCAACAGAATCCATCACAACTAAAAAAACACGCTTAAATTTTGTCATTTAAATTACCTCCTCACTATAATTATATTCCCAACAATCCTTTTATCTATGTCTCTTGTGTATGTTGTAAGATGTCTGACCACTATTTTAAAAAATTATGCTCTTGGATGATACGTTTTATATATATCTGTGAGTCTAGCTTTTGTCACATGGGTATAAATTTGTGTGGTAGATATATCGACATGCCCCAGCATCTCTTGTACCACACGTAAATCTGCACCATTTTCAAGTAAATGAGTAGCAAAAGAATGCCGCAATGTGTGTGGTGTAATCGTTTTGTTTATGCGCGCACTGCTTGCAGCCCCTTTTAGTATTTTCCAAAAACCTTGTCTTGATAATGGCCTACCATGTTGATTAACAAATAATACATTGTCATCGTTTTGACGTTTTACCAAAACTCCTCTTGCATGAGTTAAATAATCCTCTACAGCTCTTTTTGCGACGTTACCAAGAGGGACTATTCTTTCTTGTGATCCTTTGCCTAGACATTGAACAAAGCCCATCGTTAAGTGTAGGTCGCTTACTTTTAACGTTATTAATTCGCTTACACGTAATCCAGTAGCGTATAATAATTCAAGCATCGCTTTATTTCGAATGCTTAATGGTGAATCTCCATTTATTGTTAGCAACGTTTCGACGTCTTGCTTTGATAACACATCTGGTAGCTTTTGTTCCTTCTTGGGGGTTTCAATATGCAAGCTCGCGTCCTGTTTCACTAGCTGCTCACCTATTAAAAACCGATGAAAGGATCGTATGGATGCTATATGTCGTGATATGGTTGCTGAAGATTTTCCATTATCCTTTAACATATACAAAAACCCAATAATATCAGTTCTTACTACTGTTTCCCAATCCGTTTTCTGCATAACTGTTCCAATATATTGAAGGTAACTTGTCAAGTCACGTTTATAGGATTTTATTGTATTTTCAGACAAGCCTCTTTCTATTCGCAAGTAATGAAAAAAATCTTCAAATGCATATGTCAGCATATTTCTTACTCCCCTAATCGAAAAAACAAATTAAATCGGTCTATAATACTTTGATCTTCATTGAAAACTTTAACAGCAGGCCCTTCTGGTGGGTCATAACGGTGATAATGTTCATATTCTGCATGCATCGTGCGCAAACCAAAATAAAATAAGAATGTACATATAATAAATAGTGCAAAAACCTTAAATGTATCCCATATCCTTCGCTTCATATGGCATGTCCCCTCTTTTAATAATCTAACCTATTAAAAGATATGCCATAAAAGAATAACTTTATACATCTAAATGTAAATAAAACTAGATTATTTGGGAACTTCTACAAATCAAATGTACCCTTTTTCCATCTATTTGTAAATTATAAACTCAAAATGGGGTACAAACCAAGTCCCCTCCTCATGCATAAAAGCCTTTATCCCTAAGGGAAAAGGCTTTTATGCATGATTTAATGAGTTGCTTCAACCTTTACCTCCTGGCATTGTTTGCAAATACCATGAAAGGTCAAACGATGATCCTTCACTTGGAATCCCCAATCATTTTGAACAATTTTCTCTACATCTTCTAATAAATCATCAACAATTTCTTCAACAGAACCACATTCTATACAGACAAGATGATGATGAAAATGCTTTGCACCTTCCTTGCGAAGGTCATAAGAGGAAACACCATCGCCAAAATTAACTTTATCAACTATTTTTAATTCAGAGAGTAGGTCAAGTGTACGGTAAACAGTAGCCAAACCAATTTCAGGTGCAATTTCTTTTACAAGTAAGTATATCTCCTCTGCACTTAAATGATCTTCCTCCCTTTCCAGCAATATACGAACAATTGCCTCTCGTTGCGGAGTAAGCTTATAGCTCTGGGCATGGAGCTGTTTTTTAATTCCTTCAATTCGATGTTCCATGGCATGTTAACCTCCCTCATTTCCCACCTTTATTATATGCATCTAAGAAACATGTGTCAAAATATTTCTTATTACTTTGTATTTATAATAATTATAACCTAAGATTAATTATTGATAAAATGATTGAATTATTGATTCCATTGCTTCATTGGCAACATAAGCTTCTAAGACTGCAGCGATAAAGGAAATGGCGAGCAAAATAGAAAAGATCATTACATATCTGCCAAATGGTTGGAACACAGGTTGCGAAATTTTCCGGGTAAACAATTTATTTAATAAAGTTAATGAAAAAATCATCGACAGACTTCCAGCTATAATGTAAACAGGGATAATCAGAATATTTTGCGGAGCAATCGAAAGAGATGCTAGCAAAAGCCCTGATCCTCCAAGTTGATTTACAATAAATCCTACAGAGAAACCAATTACCAAACCTTTTATAAATAGTAAGATCCAAACAACCGGTAAACCAATAACCGATAAACCCAAAATAAATAAGAGTAATAAATATTTAACATGATAAAAAAAACTACTTTTTAATATTTCTACATTATCTACAGATTGGTTATTCGCAATTTGGCCGAAAAACCGTTCTAAATAAAAGAATAAATCCTGTTTTTGTACAAAACTCATGCTATTAACAATAATTGCTCCGAATATGATCCCTGTTAAAAATAGAATAATCATAAACAGATAGATCGTTGCATGTTCCTTTACGTGATTC
Proteins encoded:
- the spoIIM gene encoding stage II sporulation protein M produces the protein MLKNKTLLMNHVKEHATIYLFMIILFLTGIIFGAIIVNSMSFVQKQDLFFYLERFFGQIANNQSVDNVEILKSSFFYHVKYLLLLFILGLSVIGLPVVWILLFIKGLVIGFSVGFIVNQLGGSGLLLASLSIAPQNILIIPVYIIAGSLSMIFSLTLLNKLFTRKISQPVFQPFGRYVMIFSILLAISFIAAVLEAYVANEAMESIIQSFYQ
- a CDS encoding D-alanyl-D-alanine carboxypeptidase family protein, with product MKKFVLIVSFIYLMTFAIAAPVFAEEENNDNSNESLDLASDAESAILIERDTGKLIFDKNAHEKLPPASMTKVMTLLLIMEALDQGDLELDEVIQISEYAASMGGSQVFLEAGEEMSVEDLLKGVAIASGNDASVALAERIAGSEEAFVQKMNDKVETLELENTKFQNTTGLPADDHYSTSYDMAIIAKELLKYETITDYTSVYEDYLREGEEDEFWLVNTNRLVRFYSGVDGLKTGFTNEAKYCLTATAQKDDMRVVAVVMGVETPKERNATVSEMLDYAFNHFDTKKLFDKDEIITTMQLLKAENKDIDVVASQSISTIHAKGESTENLQTIVNVEEDVTLPLKKGDQVGTLIVENENDTLSETPLVVDRGIEKASYFTFIKRSMQEMAKYR
- the fur gene encoding ferric iron uptake transcriptional regulator, translating into MEHRIEGIKKQLHAQSYKLTPQREAIVRILLEREEDHLSAEEIYLLVKEIAPEIGLATVYRTLDLLSELKIVDKVNFGDGVSSYDLRKEGAKHFHHHLVCIECGSVEEIVDDLLEDVEKIVQNDWGFQVKDHRLTFHGICKQCQEVKVEATH
- the xerD gene encoding site-specific tyrosine recombinase XerD → MLTYAFEDFFHYLRIERGLSENTIKSYKRDLTSYLQYIGTVMQKTDWETVVRTDIIGFLYMLKDNGKSSATISRHIASIRSFHRFLIGEQLVKQDASLHIETPKKEQKLPDVLSKQDVETLLTINGDSPLSIRNKAMLELLYATGLRVSELITLKVSDLHLTMGFVQCLGKGSQERIVPLGNVAKRAVEDYLTHARGVLVKRQNDDNVLFVNQHGRPLSRQGFWKILKGAASSARINKTITPHTLRHSFATHLLENGADLRVVQEMLGHVDISTTQIYTHVTKARLTDIYKTYHPRA
- a CDS encoding pyrimidine-nucleoside phosphorylase, with the translated sequence MRMYDIIEKKRDGHSLTQEEIQFFIEGYTNNEIPDYQASALLMAIYFQDMTQEERANLTTSMVESGDQIDLSAISGIKVDKHSTGGVGDTTTLILAPLVASVGVPVAKMSGRGLGHTGGTIDKLEAVPGFHVEITNDEFIELVNQNKVAVVGQSGNLTPADKKIYGLRDVTATVNSIPLIASSIMSKKIASGADGIVLDVKTGAGAFMKEIEEAKNLANAMVSIGNQVGRNTMAVISDMSQPLGNAIGNALEVKEAIDTLQGRGPEDLTELCLTLGSQMVVLADKADNIEEARLKLETNLTNGKALEQFKIFLESQGGDASVADSPETLPQSTYKIELPAKQSGTIAKIIADDIGYSAMMLGAGRATKDSQIDLAVGIVLHKKIGDSVQEGESLLTIHANQDAVEDVKEKLYASIDISNTDVEAPTLVYDMITK
- a CDS encoding purine-nucleoside phosphorylase translates to MKQKSIKEASSYISGKLSVKPTIGLILGSGLGVLGEEIENPVKIPYKEIPHFPTSTVTGHKGQLVIGELEGQQVIAMQGRFHYYEGYSMQQVTFPVRVMKQLGIESIIVTNAAGGINVDFNPGDLMLISDHVNNMGDNPLIGENDDDLGVRFPDMSQVYDKEYMQHAISCANELGIGLKKGVYVGNTGPTYETPTEIKMLRSFGGDAVGMSTVPEVITAGHAGLRVLGISCISNMAAGILDQPLTHTEVIETTEKVREDFLQFIKKIIKTLPQ
- the spoIIAB gene encoding anti-sigma F factor translates to MKNEMFLEFSSVSQNESFARVSVGAFITQLDPTMEELTEIKTVVSEAVTNSIIHGYNNEAHHTISISCQIHDGEIELTIKDSGVGIGNIDEALQPLYTSKPELERSGMGFTIIENFMDTVEVMSTPDHGTTVNMTKQLMKSETVSN
- the deoB gene encoding phosphopentomutase, which codes for MTKFKRVFLVVMDSVGIGEAPDAEKFNDKNADTLGHIAEHMNGLHMPNMAGLGLSNIKQFKGIPKATSPKAHFTKMEEASNGKDTMTGHWEIMGLNIEKPFRTFPNGFPVELITELEEKTGRKIIGNKPASGTAILEELGKEHMDTGALIVYTSADSVLQIAAHEEIVSIEEQYRICKIARELTLDEKYMVGRVIARPFVGEHGNFQRTPNRHDYALKPFGRTVMNELKDADYDVIALGKIDDIYDGEGVTEAIRTADNADGMTKLVESMNQDFTGISFLNLVDFDAKFGHRRDPQGYGEALEAYDARLPEVLDQIKEDDLLIITADHGNDPIHHGTDHTREYVPLIVHHSSITDGKELPIRKTFADIGATIADNFGVTMPAFGKSFLSEM
- a CDS encoding YqzK family protein; translation: MKRRIWDTFKVFALFIICTFLFYFGLRTMHAEYEHYHRYDPPEGPAVKVFNEDQSIIDRFNLFFRLGE
- the spoIIAA gene encoding anti-sigma F factor antagonist — protein: MGLNSLFDLKQDVLIVRLSGELDHHEAELLREQWKDMMYKNDVKHVLLNLESMTFMDSSGLGVVLGRYKEVLQIGGEMVVCSISPPVKRLFEMSGLFKIIRLEENEEFALETLGVAS
- the sigF gene encoding RNA polymerase sporulation sigma factor SigF — encoded protein: MNVNVKNSSRKENLSDEQVKDYIFKSQEGDLQARNFLVEKNVRLVWSVVQRFINRGYDPDDLFQIGSIGLIKSIDKFDLSYDVRFSTYAVPMIIGEIQRFIRDDGSVKVSRSLKEVGNKIRKKKDELTKLYGRSPTVNEIAEALEISSEEVVHAQEASKSPHSIHETVFENDGDPITLLDQIADQETNWFDKISLQEAIRGLNERERLIVYLRYYKDQTQTEVAERLGISQVQVSRLEKKILQEMRINMDF